One Spinacia oleracea cultivar Varoflay chromosome 4, BTI_SOV_V1, whole genome shotgun sequence DNA segment encodes these proteins:
- the LOC130471568 gene encoding uncharacterized protein: MNTTEKLEEGYSTQRPPMFSGKYYSYWRNRMEIFIKAENYQVWRVIEVGDFQVTKLNTSGETVPKPVDEFDKADYEKLELNAMAVKILHCGLGPNEHNRVMGCKNAKQIWDLLQVTHEGTNEVKRSKIDLLMHQYELFTMKTSETIQDMITRFTNIINELNSLGKIITPEEQVRKVLRSLPQDPWMAKVTALQETKDFTKFNLEQLAGSLLTHELQLNARPSENTKNRALDLKTENDENSEEDEETALFARRFRRMFRNYKDVEHRSKPNRKFPKTDTGCHKCGNLEHRIRECPLWNQERGKGKETTKDRFKDNRNSFSKTEVRKAMIAAWGDTSSDEEQEQPNEEIAHLCLVAEHEDEESDSESDKFQASLVHIKSRLESMSKVELFDLLSCLTSDYEDLLKEKLDSDRKHQDIVNKLTEELEWTRNSNLDIDNRFFKLFDQNLHIKEMCEALRNENSWLKQDLIDLKIAKTKNLYKEELEKAQLELVKIHQEKTHLESELAKRTRHKIEVTPKWIEEARTKRTEGLGFNHKKHHPRKTRVDLYSDIVCTFCGQIGHYRVSCPKNQRYLEKNIEFTKTKWVKKSDLIPSKEPKLCWVPKKL; encoded by the coding sequence ATGAACACTACGGAGAAACTAGAAGAGGGATACTCAACACAACGACCTCCAATGTTTAGTGGCAAATACTATTCCTACTGGAGAAACAGGATGGAGATTTTCATTAAGGCTGAAAACTATCAAGTATGGAGAgtgattgaagttggagacttccaaGTCACTAAGCTGAACACCTCTGGAGAAACTGTTCCCAAACCTGTTGATGAATTTGACAAAGCCGACTATGAAAAGCTTGAACTCAATGCCATGGCCGTCAAAATCCTTCATTGTGGACTAGGTCcaaatgaacacaacagagtaaTGGGCTGCAAGAACGCGAAGCAGATTTGGGATCTGCTCCAGGTTACTcatgaaggaacaaatgaaGTTAAGAGATCGAAGATTGATCTCTTAATGCACCAATACGAGCTGTTCACCATGAAGACATCTGAAACGATTCAAGACATGATTACTCGCTTCACAAACATTATCAATGAACTAAATTCTCTTGGCAAAATCATAACTCCTGAGGAACAAGTCAGGAAGGTCCTAAGAAGTCTACCACAAGATCCCTGGATGGCTAAAGTCACAGCCCTCCAGGAAACTAAAGACTTCACCAAATTTAACCTGGAACAACTGGCTGGATCTCTCCTAACTCATGAACTGCAATTAAACGCGCGACCTTCAGAGAATACCAAAAATAGAGCTCTTGATCTAAAAACCGAAAATGATGAAAActctgaagaagatgaagagacaGCTCTGTTTGCTAGGAGGTTCAGAAGAATGTTTAGGAACTACAAAGATGTGGAACACAGAAGCAAACCAAATCGAAAGTTCCCTAAAACTGACACTGGATGCCATAAGTGTGGAAACTTGGAACATCGCATTAGGGAATGTCCTCTATGGAATCAAGAAcgaggaaaaggaaaggaaacaacAAAAGATAGATTCAAAGACAACAGAAACTCCTTTTCCAAAACTGAGGTAAGAAAAGCCATGATTGCTGCATGGGGAGATACTTCTTCTGATGAGGAACAGGAACAACCCAACGAAGAAATTGCTCACCTGTGTCTTGTAGCTGAACATGAAGATGAAGAATCAGACTCAGAATCTGATAAATTCCAGGCAAGTCTTGTTCATATTAAaagtaggcttgaatccatgtctAAAGTAGAATTGTTTGACTTACTTTCTTGTCTCACTAGTGATTATGAGGATCTCCTAAAAGAAAAACTAGACTCAGACAGAAAACACCAAGACATTGTCAATAAACTCACAGAGGAGTTGGAATGGACCAGAAACTCAAACTTAGATATTGACAATCGTTTCTTTAAACTCTTTGATCAGAACCTTCATATAAAAGAAATGTGTGAAGCCTTACGCAATGAAAACTCCTGGCTAAAACAAGATCTGATTGACCTAAAAATAGCCAAAACCAAGAACCTCTATAAAGAAGAACTAGAAAAAGCTCAGTTAGAACTAGTAAAAATTCACCAAGAAAAGACCCATCTAGAAAGTGAATTGGCTAAAAGGACCAGACACAAAATAGAGGTAACACCAAAATGGATAGAAGAAGCTAGAACCAAACGCACAGAAGGTTTAGGTTTTAACCACAAAAAGCatcatcctagaaaaaccagagTAGATTTATACAGTGACATAGTATGCACCTTCTGTGGTCAAATCGGTCACTATAGAGTTTCTTGCCCTAAAAACCAAAGGTACTTGGAAAAGAACATCGAATTCACCAAAACTAAATGGGTAAAGAAAAGTGATTTGATTCCAAGTAAGGAACCCAAGCTATGCTGGGTTCCTAAAAAACTCTAA